The following are encoded together in the Euzebyales bacterium genome:
- a CDS encoding peroxiredoxin, producing the protein MSDLSFTLADQHGTPVSTDDFAGRHVILFFYPKAMTPGCTAEACDFRDRYNAFHDAGYAVVGISPDPPAANAEFAERDGLRFPLLSDPDHEVASRYGAGARRRTTDASTKG; encoded by the coding sequence ATGAGCGACCTGTCCTTCACCCTCGCCGACCAGCACGGCACCCCCGTGTCGACCGACGACTTCGCCGGGCGACACGTGATCCTGTTCTTCTACCCCAAGGCGATGACGCCCGGCTGTACGGCGGAGGCATGCGACTTCCGGGACCGCTACAACGCGTTCCACGATGCCGGGTATGCGGTGGTGGGCATCAGCCCGGACCCGCCGGCGGCCAACGCCGAGTTCGCCGAACGAGACGGGCTGCGGTTCCCCCTGCTGTCGGATCCTGACCACGAGGTGGCATCGCGCTACGGCGCTGGGGCACGAAGAAGAACTACGGACGCGAGTACGAAGGGCTGA